One window of Thermostichus vulcanus str. 'Rupite' genomic DNA carries:
- a CDS encoding sulfocyanin-like copper-binding protein, protein MLSWVYRSLLLGVCLLMLWAGMPDTAAARDLSKQPPQDQSIQLGTADSQLVFVPKDLTFRNGSLYRLHLSNPSQLKHYFTAKDFADAVWTRKLEVAGVEIKGQIREIELKPGASVEWQFIPLKSGVYSLVCTIPGHAEAGMLGHITISD, encoded by the coding sequence ATGTTGAGTTGGGTTTATCGCAGCCTACTGCTGGGGGTATGCCTACTTATGCTCTGGGCAGGGATGCCGGACACGGCTGCCGCTCGGGATCTGTCTAAACAACCCCCCCAAGACCAATCCATTCAACTGGGGACTGCCGATAGCCAGTTGGTGTTTGTGCCCAAGGATCTCACTTTTCGCAATGGATCCCTGTACCGTCTGCATCTGAGCAACCCCAGTCAATTGAAGCACTATTTCACCGCCAAAGATTTTGCAGATGCCGTCTGGACTCGCAAATTGGAAGTGGCCGGTGTAGAAATCAAAGGGCAAATTCGGGAAATTGAGCTGAAGCCAGGGGCATCGGTGGAATGGCAATTTATTCCGCTCAAATCTGGAGTCTATTCTCTGGTTTGTACCATCCCTGGACATGCAGAAGCGGGCATGCTGGGGCATATCACCATTAGCGATTGA
- a CDS encoding HD family phosphohydrolase has translation MKHLLTAVVEHLPHRTSRPWRPWQQTGSLSSNGRKKPTLSGRLAGYTLTLLSLTAVHGIRYYNEPQLTIGSRSPQTFLAPAAAEIEDVEATQARQVEARRRVVQALQLSSSANDKMQQDLEALWASVEAVRQQAGSLPYVSVQLLSLPTQIYLRQLAPEDWEPLQDRARQEAIRTRTSTLRLQEDANPAERPDQLPPEQRAKQELIEVWQRAWLDGSATLTPAEDPYTQLVAQVEAAQRQYQAALLQLEQLTPPTPATVLNLVDPDWQQLQQQSRRVLERIQKIGIVDGLPREVRAEGIQAQLDDLTFPGNAAQRQELQALVYQWLNQVLTPNVEVDPQRTDQRIRAEIEKVEPVLISVTENQVIVRANQTITPEIFLVLDHFGLTQRGVNIWGLVGVAGLMGMGLAIFVPLQKRLKPDLRRRDRVLILMVSLTAPLLAALFKLEFSSLPAVGLLLGSFYGAGLGLVVVVGQALLLPLVAPASLLAFAPLLSGSVVACALAGRSRSREELALLGGGAALVQMLAYGAVSLATTGGIDLLAMALAGGTSLGWSIVALGASPYLERLFDLVTPIRLLELGNPNRTLLRRLAAEAPGTFQHTLFVATLAERAAQKLNLNVELVRTGTLYHDIGKMLQARYFIENQMGSLNPHTQLDDPYRSAQIIKAHVSDGLRLAKQYNLPTAVRAFIPEHQGTILIAYFYHQAQLKAGDQPVPQEPFRYDGPIPQSKETGVVMMADACEAALRSMTLSDGFGSEVMERARATVQKIAKARWQDGQLADSGLTLEDLEVVAEAFVEVWRESNHERIPYPTSTPTPPLSDNSSTNSSTRAEFPVLITPSTGSL, from the coding sequence ATGAAACACTTACTTACAGCTGTGGTGGAACACTTGCCCCACAGAACAAGTCGCCCCTGGCGCCCCTGGCAACAGACGGGATCCCTCTCCAGTAATGGCCGCAAAAAGCCTACGCTCTCGGGTCGATTGGCAGGGTATACCCTAACGCTTCTTTCCCTGACTGCCGTCCACGGGATCCGTTACTACAACGAACCGCAACTGACTATCGGCAGCCGTTCCCCACAAACCTTTTTGGCGCCTGCTGCTGCAGAAATTGAAGATGTGGAAGCCACTCAAGCCCGACAAGTGGAGGCGCGACGACGGGTGGTACAAGCGCTCCAGCTCAGCAGCAGTGCCAACGACAAAATGCAGCAGGATTTGGAAGCTCTCTGGGCTTCTGTGGAGGCGGTGCGACAACAGGCGGGATCCCTGCCCTATGTTTCTGTACAGTTGCTGTCTTTGCCCACCCAAATCTATCTCCGCCAGCTCGCCCCTGAAGACTGGGAACCGCTTCAGGATCGGGCCCGACAAGAGGCCATTCGTACTCGTACTTCCACCCTGCGGTTACAAGAGGATGCCAACCCAGCGGAGCGTCCGGATCAACTCCCTCCTGAGCAACGGGCCAAACAAGAATTAATCGAAGTTTGGCAACGGGCCTGGTTGGATGGTTCAGCGACCCTGACTCCGGCAGAGGATCCCTACACTCAATTGGTCGCTCAGGTGGAAGCTGCGCAACGACAGTACCAAGCTGCTTTACTGCAGTTAGAACAGCTCACTCCCCCGACCCCAGCCACCGTTCTCAACCTCGTGGATCCCGATTGGCAACAGCTCCAACAGCAGAGCCGCCGTGTCTTGGAACGCATCCAAAAGATCGGCATTGTCGATGGGTTACCCCGCGAAGTCCGTGCCGAAGGGATCCAAGCCCAACTGGACGATTTAACCTTTCCCGGCAATGCCGCCCAACGGCAAGAACTGCAAGCGCTGGTCTACCAGTGGCTGAACCAAGTGCTGACCCCGAATGTAGAGGTGGATCCGCAACGCACCGACCAACGCATTCGTGCCGAAATTGAAAAAGTGGAACCTGTCTTGATCTCTGTGACGGAAAATCAGGTGATCGTGCGGGCGAATCAAACCATCACCCCTGAGATCTTCTTGGTTCTGGATCACTTCGGGCTAACCCAGCGCGGAGTCAATATCTGGGGTTTGGTGGGAGTAGCCGGGCTGATGGGCATGGGCTTAGCCATCTTTGTGCCCTTGCAAAAACGCTTGAAACCGGATCTGCGCCGACGGGATCGGGTGTTGATCCTGATGGTTTCTCTCACGGCTCCGCTTTTGGCGGCTTTGTTCAAGCTGGAATTCAGTTCCCTCCCGGCGGTGGGGCTGTTGCTGGGCAGTTTCTATGGGGCGGGACTGGGTTTGGTGGTGGTGGTCGGGCAAGCGTTGTTGTTGCCCCTGGTGGCGCCCGCTAGCTTGCTTGCTTTTGCCCCCTTGCTCTCCGGCAGTGTCGTGGCCTGTGCTTTGGCAGGGCGTTCTCGTTCTCGAGAGGAGTTGGCCCTCTTAGGGGGTGGGGCAGCTCTGGTTCAAATGCTGGCTTATGGAGCGGTTAGCTTGGCGACAACCGGGGGGATCGATCTCCTGGCGATGGCTTTGGCGGGAGGAACCAGCTTGGGGTGGAGCATTGTCGCCCTGGGAGCCAGCCCCTACCTGGAGCGCCTATTCGACTTGGTGACCCCGATTCGTCTGCTGGAATTGGGCAACCCGAACCGGACTCTCTTGCGCCGACTGGCGGCAGAAGCCCCTGGCACCTTTCAACACACCCTTTTTGTGGCCACTTTGGCCGAACGGGCCGCCCAAAAGTTGAACCTGAATGTGGAGCTGGTGCGTACCGGCACCCTCTACCACGACATCGGCAAAATGCTGCAGGCCCGCTACTTTATCGAGAACCAGATGGGTAGCCTCAACCCGCACACCCAACTGGACGATCCCTATCGCAGCGCTCAGATCATCAAGGCCCATGTCAGCGATGGCCTCCGCCTAGCCAAGCAATACAACCTGCCCACGGCTGTCCGAGCTTTTATTCCTGAGCACCAGGGCACAATCCTGATCGCCTATTTTTATCACCAAGCCCAACTCAAAGCTGGGGATCAACCGGTGCCGCAAGAACCCTTCCGCTACGATGGCCCCATTCCGCAAAGCAAAGAGACCGGGGTGGTGATGATGGCAGATGCCTGTGAAGCGGCCCTGCGCAGCATGACCTTGAGCGATGGATTTGGTTCTGAAGTGATGGAACGAGCTAGGGCAACGGTGCAAAAGATCGCAAAGGCCCGTTGGCAAGATGGCCAGCTAGCCGATAGTGGGCTGACTCTAGAAGATCTGGAGGTGGTGGCGGAGGCTTTTGTGGAGGTTTGGCGGGAATCTAACCACGAGCGGATCCCTTATCCCACCTCAACCCCTACCCCTCCCCTTTCTGATAACTCTTCTACTAACTCTTCTACCCGTGCCGAGTTCCCGGTCCTGATCACCCCTTCAACGGGATCCCTTTGA
- a CDS encoding glycosyltransferase has translation MPNAASASLTAPTALVTPIQIPPLSHPSPIQLSLVIPTYNEASSIQSLISQLCGSLDTVLPGAYELIVVDDNSPDHTAKVAQELQGQLPQLKVICRQQERGLATAVLRGWQVSQGEVLGVIDGDLQHPPEMILKLWQPMQRGADLAVGSRYAESGGVSYWSLGRRIISRGAQLIGLAILPGVLGRVSDPLSGLFLVRRKSIAGIPLNPKGYKLLIEVLARGRVGTIEEVGYVFQERQNGESKIQLRTCIQYLQHLIHLRLSLGPLGSFLRFSTVGLSGTFVDMILLYFLHDPSNLGWGLMASKLISSEVAILNNFLWNDLWTFRSVTKLQPGALNRLKRLVKFNVICLIGLLLNSFLLILLSEYLGIHYLLANLIAIGIVVFWNFYLNFKLSWRVTEVKPNPKNP, from the coding sequence ATGCCTAATGCTGCTTCTGCTTCATTGACGGCTCCAACTGCCTTGGTAACCCCCATCCAGATCCCGCCCCTATCCCACCCCAGTCCTATCCAACTCTCGCTGGTGATCCCCACCTACAATGAGGCTTCCAGTATCCAAAGCCTGATCAGTCAGTTGTGTGGATCCCTGGATACGGTCTTGCCGGGGGCCTATGAGCTGATTGTGGTGGATGACAACAGCCCGGATCACACAGCCAAGGTGGCCCAGGAGTTACAAGGCCAGTTGCCGCAACTCAAAGTCATTTGCCGCCAACAGGAACGGGGATTGGCCACTGCCGTTTTGCGAGGTTGGCAGGTTTCCCAAGGAGAGGTTTTGGGGGTGATCGATGGGGACTTGCAGCATCCACCGGAGATGATTCTCAAGTTGTGGCAGCCCATGCAAAGGGGAGCAGACTTGGCAGTGGGCAGCCGCTATGCAGAATCGGGTGGAGTCAGCTACTGGAGCTTGGGTCGGCGCATTATTTCCCGAGGGGCACAACTGATCGGGCTGGCCATACTGCCTGGGGTTTTAGGGCGTGTTTCGGATCCCTTGAGTGGGTTATTTCTGGTTCGGCGTAAATCTATTGCCGGGATCCCGCTCAACCCCAAAGGCTACAAACTGCTGATCGAGGTGCTGGCTCGGGGCCGAGTTGGAACCATTGAAGAAGTCGGTTATGTGTTTCAGGAGCGTCAAAATGGCGAGAGCAAAATCCAACTGCGAACCTGCATTCAATATCTACAACACCTGATCCACCTGCGCCTTTCCCTTGGCCCTCTGGGATCCTTCCTGCGCTTTAGCACTGTTGGGCTCTCGGGCACCTTTGTAGATATGATTCTGCTCTACTTTTTGCATGATCCCAGCAATTTAGGCTGGGGACTGATGGCCAGCAAGCTGATTTCCTCGGAAGTTGCTATTTTGAACAACTTTCTTTGGAATGATCTATGGACGTTTCGCAGTGTCACCAAGCTGCAACCCGGTGCATTGAACCGACTGAAACGACTGGTCAAGTTTAATGTCATTTGTCTGATTGGCTTGTTGCTCAACTCTTTTCTGTTGATCCTGCTGAGTGAATATCTCGGCATCCATTATCTACTGGCCAACCTGATTGCCATTGGCATTGTCGTGTTTTGGAACTTTTATCTGAATTTTAAACTGAGCTGGCGGGTCACGGAAGTCAAACCTAACCCAAAAAACCCCTAA
- a CDS encoding FmdE family protein, whose protein sequence is MGLRALEELGLMSPTPHTSMNRFAVEVIHESPREIQFTSIVDGLHAGTGASLGKMNLSLVEVGSVEEMRSLVIHKESGRQVEFRVLPEFLATYRDLPREELAAAGQRVLQMPDEEIFVVKVSP, encoded by the coding sequence ATGGGGCTACGCGCCCTCGAGGAGTTAGGGCTGATGAGTCCTACTCCCCACACCTCTATGAATCGCTTTGCCGTAGAGGTGATTCATGAATCCCCCAGAGAGATCCAATTCACTTCAATTGTGGACGGCTTGCATGCCGGTACGGGGGCCAGTTTGGGCAAGATGAACTTGAGCTTAGTGGAAGTCGGCTCCGTTGAGGAAATGCGCAGCCTTGTCATTCATAAAGAAAGTGGTAGGCAGGTGGAATTTCGGGTTTTGCCAGAGTTTTTAGCGACCTATCGAGATTTGCCGAGAGAGGAGTTAGCAGCAGCCGGGCAACGGGTTCTGCAAATGCCGGATGAAGAGATTTTCGTTGTTAAAGTGAGTCCCTAA
- a CDS encoding TonB-dependent receptor plug domain-containing protein, translated as MKTFVPSALGWGLCLWGSLLALRGLTQPVQSLETDILDTGISADILNQPVTSPFRRPGLLRDSSRPVYVVTLQQIREQGARTAQEALRYLPGYTTLALRGGIPLSETLALDVGVDNLLNQQY; from the coding sequence ATGAAAACTTTTGTGCCCTCGGCTTTGGGCTGGGGTCTTTGTCTCTGGGGATCCCTGCTAGCTCTCAGGGGACTTACTCAGCCGGTTCAATCTTTAGAGACTGACATTCTGGACACAGGCATTAGCGCCGATATTCTCAACCAGCCGGTGACCAGCCCGTTTCGCCGTCCAGGGCTTCTGCGAGACTCTTCCCGCCCGGTTTATGTGGTTACCCTTCAGCAAATTCGTGAACAGGGGGCCAGAACGGCTCAAGAAGCCTTGCGCTACCTGCCCGGCTATACCACTTTAGCTTTGAGGGGTGGGATCCCCCTTTCCGAGACTCTGGCGTTGGATGTCGGGGTCGATAACCTGCTGAACCAGCAGTATTGA
- a CDS encoding DUF1636 family protein: MGRIPASVPFIQPFSPRQAMMTQAQSQPLEPGTAKPHYLLVCTTCGSQWVNGTRQGTSQGETLLNTLQSKPRDPRLYLQPVECMSGCSHACVIGLAAPDKTTYVFGDLDPKDTEAILATAQLYLAKPDGILPWAERPLKRGVIARIPPLAQV, encoded by the coding sequence ATGGGACGGATCCCAGCCTCAGTTCCTTTCATTCAACCCTTTAGCCCAAGACAAGCCATGATGACACAAGCCCAATCCCAACCTCTAGAACCCGGTACTGCCAAACCCCATTACCTGCTGGTGTGCACTACCTGTGGATCCCAATGGGTCAACGGCACACGGCAGGGCACCAGCCAAGGGGAAACCCTGCTTAACACCCTTCAATCCAAGCCACGGGATCCCCGCCTCTATCTGCAACCGGTCGAATGCATGAGCGGCTGTAGCCATGCCTGTGTTATCGGCCTGGCCGCACCCGATAAAACCACTTATGTCTTTGGAGATTTGGATCCGAAGGATACGGAGGCGATCTTGGCAACCGCTCAGCTCTACCTTGCCAAACCCGATGGCATCCTGCCTTGGGCAGAGCGCCCCCTCAAACGAGGGGTGATTGCCCGCATCCCGCCGCTGGCTCAAGTTTAG
- a CDS encoding Uma2 family endonuclease: protein MLSTPTRIPPLESGDHLSRAEFERRYEAMPDLKKAELVEGVVYMGSPLRVRSHGEPHANLLIWLGVYKISLPGLVLADNPTVRMDAKNELQPDIVLFVPGQQAMISEDDYIEGSPELIVEIAASSASLDLHEKKEVYRRNQVREYIVWRTLEGGLDWFTLQAGSYSSLEPDENGILKCATFPGLWLDRQALLNQQMTRVLEVLQQGIQSPEHSKFVQLVQQVPQEIKGEESNS from the coding sequence ATGTTATCCACACCAACCCGGATCCCACCGCTAGAAAGTGGCGACCATCTCAGTCGTGCTGAATTTGAGCGGCGCTATGAAGCCATGCCGGATCTCAAAAAAGCAGAACTGGTGGAAGGAGTGGTTTATATGGGATCCCCGTTGCGAGTTAGAAGCCATGGTGAGCCACACGCTAATTTACTGATCTGGTTAGGAGTCTACAAAATTAGCCTTCCTGGTCTTGTTCTTGCTGACAATCCGACTGTGCGGATGGATGCCAAGAATGAGCTTCAGCCGGATATTGTTTTGTTTGTGCCCGGTCAACAAGCCATGATTTCCGAGGATGATTATATTGAGGGCAGCCCTGAATTGATTGTTGAGATTGCCGCCAGTTCTGCTTCGCTGGATTTACATGAAAAGAAAGAGGTTTATCGCCGCAATCAAGTGCGAGAGTACATTGTTTGGCGCACCTTGGAGGGAGGATTAGATTGGTTTACCCTGCAAGCGGGAAGTTATAGTTCTCTGGAACCTGACGAAAACGGGATCCTAAAATGTGCCACCTTCCCAGGCTTATGGCTGGATAGACAGGCGCTTCTTAACCAACAGATGACACGCGTCTTAGAAGTGCTACAACAAGGGATCCAGTCTCCTGAGCATTCTAAGTTTGTTCAACTTGTTCAACAGGTACCCCAGGAAATTAAGGGAGAGGAGTCAAATTCATGA
- a CDS encoding (2Fe-2S) ferredoxin domain-containing protein: MSPFSPWIQPLHQSWQEASANGWTLAYEGIPTHIDSLGPLLYNLVQEHWADVQLGHVVEGGVLELSFKAPPALCVLYDGYLTVATETWHLHLCLEEHQGGPHNKTPPELRKKRLVSRAALYQRLNPDGKPRMWGIQFWNGAGESLMQIFLPSPFLGSDEDYLPEGKADYQKLSLYEEIRQIYVEGKKRIPYDDNPLKRPYLSVCRSSRCNPSRCYQPIVTALESAVQAAQLNVKVITSGCLEVCQRGPVVFYSGDRTWYTRVTPEIAKRIVQEHVIDQCPLKAHLFPGN, translated from the coding sequence ATGAGCCCATTTTCTCCCTGGATTCAGCCACTGCATCAATCGTGGCAGGAGGCTTCTGCCAACGGTTGGACACTTGCCTACGAAGGGATCCCGACCCATATTGATAGCCTTGGGCCATTGCTTTACAACCTGGTTCAGGAGCACTGGGCTGATGTGCAATTGGGTCACGTGGTGGAGGGAGGAGTGCTGGAGTTGTCCTTTAAGGCTCCCCCTGCTCTTTGTGTGCTCTACGATGGCTATTTAACTGTGGCCACCGAGACTTGGCATCTGCACTTGTGTTTGGAAGAACATCAAGGCGGCCCTCACAACAAAACACCACCGGAACTGAGAAAAAAACGTCTTGTCAGTCGCGCAGCTCTCTATCAGCGCCTTAACCCGGATGGCAAACCCCGCATGTGGGGGATCCAGTTTTGGAATGGGGCAGGTGAATCGTTGATGCAAATCTTTCTGCCCAGTCCCTTTCTAGGCTCAGATGAGGATTATCTCCCGGAAGGGAAAGCTGATTACCAAAAACTCTCTTTGTATGAGGAGATACGACAAATCTATGTAGAGGGAAAAAAGCGGATCCCGTATGATGATAACCCGCTCAAGCGCCCTTATCTTTCAGTCTGTCGATCTAGCCGCTGCAATCCTTCCCGCTGCTACCAGCCCATCGTCACAGCTCTAGAATCTGCTGTTCAAGCTGCTCAGCTCAACGTCAAGGTGATCACCTCCGGTTGCCTAGAAGTTTGTCAGCGCGGCCCTGTGGTCTTCTACTCCGGTGATCGCACCTGGTATACGCGCGTAACTCCCGAAATTGCCAAGCGCATTGTCCAGGAACATGTGATTGATCAATGCCCTCTCAAAGCCCACCTTTTCCCCGGAAACTAA